The Maridesulfovibrio frigidus DSM 17176 genome has a segment encoding these proteins:
- a CDS encoding DMT family transporter: MYKFKSTTGLGVAQVLAGSALIALVAIFIKILVVDYSLPILVVAFWRNLFVCTALLIGLTLFKPELLRAGRKNLPVLAGYGFILTMLNGVWGGSVYFNGASVATVLVYISVPLTVIGQWWLGGEKPSARLIPSIVLCLIGCALVCGIQGISDFALTPMGMFLGLFSGVFYAGYALMGRECALRGINPYTVLMHIFAFAALFLLIADLFSNGLIPGAATSPAQILLPGVPLKVWGLILTLAMGPTMLGWLLINMSLSKLTPSVASILLTTEPMMTALIAIPTLGEYMTTMQWAGCFLILGGVIVLKKRG, translated from the coding sequence ATGTATAAATTTAAATCGACCACAGGGCTGGGAGTGGCGCAGGTTCTTGCTGGATCGGCGCTGATTGCTCTTGTCGCTATTTTTATAAAAATTCTGGTGGTTGATTATTCTCTGCCAATTCTGGTGGTAGCATTTTGGCGCAACCTGTTTGTCTGCACCGCCTTACTGATAGGTCTAACATTATTTAAACCTGAACTACTTCGCGCGGGTAGGAAGAATCTCCCTGTTCTCGCAGGATACGGTTTCATACTAACCATGTTAAATGGTGTATGGGGTGGCTCCGTTTATTTTAACGGGGCAAGTGTGGCAACGGTTCTGGTGTATATTTCAGTCCCACTGACGGTAATAGGGCAATGGTGGCTTGGCGGGGAGAAACCTTCGGCGCGGCTCATTCCGTCCATTGTACTCTGCTTAATAGGGTGCGCGCTAGTTTGTGGTATTCAGGGAATATCAGATTTCGCGCTTACGCCTATGGGGATGTTTTTAGGATTATTTTCTGGTGTATTCTATGCTGGGTATGCACTAATGGGACGGGAATGTGCGCTCAGAGGAATTAATCCTTACACCGTTTTGATGCATATTTTTGCATTTGCCGCTTTGTTTCTGCTGATAGCGGATCTATTTTCAAATGGGCTGATTCCAGGAGCGGCAACTTCTCCTGCGCAAATTCTATTGCCGGGCGTGCCCCTCAAAGTGTGGGGCTTGATCCTGACTCTAGCCATGGGGCCGACCATGCTGGGCTGGCTGCTCATTAATATGAGCCTGTCTAAATTAACGCCTTCGGTGGCAAGTATACTGCTAACCACAGAGCCGATGATGACCGCGCTCATAGCCATCCCGACACTTGGTGAATATATGACCACCATGCAATGGGCAGGATGTTTTTTGATTCTGGGCGGGGTCATTGTGCTTAAGAAAAGAGGTTAG
- a CDS encoding DUF697 domain-containing protein: MTKTLPRLISAVIFLLLTGFVLFMLNQISALAGLCAIYFPQSHDYVLFGLSGLFLVMIISPVMIFLFRPGPLTLPDNPTPSQQVKFMHKLRKRLRGNKHVRAMRLDLSRDEDLDTALYQLDEISTTQMKSVASRIFLSTAISQNGKLDSFIVLGSLTKLVWDISKIYNQRPSLRDMVSVYSNVAVTAFFASAIEDLDIQSQIEAIMSPVLAGSALGMIPGASGLTSIVTASILDGSTNAFLALRVGIITRNHFSYRADKKTPEFRRAVLKEAAKLLLSIAVDSTKMITSAYLKTITSSVGDKAMNAARKVVDSKDKAFEATGKAARFSAKQAQKVAKFASFSGSENGQKSEDAKDENQSEHADITGTKKESPREIIKNKGKAVLGKFFNRKK; this comes from the coding sequence ATGACTAAAACACTGCCCAGATTAATTTCAGCTGTAATATTCCTGCTGCTCACGGGATTTGTCCTCTTTATGCTGAATCAGATTTCGGCGTTGGCGGGACTGTGCGCTATATACTTTCCGCAGTCTCATGACTACGTGCTTTTCGGGCTGAGCGGACTGTTTTTGGTCATGATCATCAGCCCCGTAATGATATTTCTTTTTCGTCCCGGACCACTGACATTGCCGGATAATCCTACGCCTTCCCAGCAGGTAAAATTCATGCACAAGCTACGCAAAAGATTGCGCGGCAATAAACATGTACGAGCTATGCGACTGGATCTTTCCCGCGATGAGGACCTCGACACAGCCCTTTATCAGCTCGATGAAATTTCCACCACGCAGATGAAATCCGTAGCCTCGAGAATATTCCTAAGCACTGCTATTTCACAAAACGGCAAACTCGACTCATTCATAGTTCTGGGATCACTGACCAAGCTGGTGTGGGATATATCTAAAATATATAACCAGCGCCCATCCCTGCGGGACATGGTTTCGGTTTATTCAAATGTGGCGGTCACGGCATTTTTTGCGAGCGCAATAGAAGATCTCGATATTCAGTCGCAAATTGAAGCTATCATGTCCCCCGTACTCGCAGGCTCAGCTCTAGGAATGATTCCCGGTGCAAGTGGGCTGACCTCTATAGTAACAGCCTCAATTCTCGATGGTTCTACGAATGCATTTCTAGCCCTGAGAGTAGGTATCATTACGCGAAACCATTTCAGCTACAGAGCGGACAAAAAGACTCCTGAATTTCGCAGAGCAGTGCTTAAAGAAGCCGCTAAACTTCTGCTAAGCATCGCAGTAGATTCAACCAAAATGATCACCTCAGCATACCTGAAGACAATCACCAGCTCAGTTGGCGATAAGGCTATGAATGCAGCACGAAAAGTTGTGGATTCCAAAGATAAGGCCTTCGAGGCAACAGGTAAGGCTGCAAGGTTTTCAGCGAAACAGGCGCAGAAGGTCGCAAAGTTTGCGAGTTTTTCGGGCAGCGAAAATGGGCAAAAGAGCGAAGATGCAAAGGATGAAAATCAATCAGAACATGCAGATATAACAGGGACAAAAAAAGAATCCCCGCGAGAAATTATTAAAAATAAAGGTAAGGCCGTACTTGGTAAGTTTTTTAATAGGAAAAAGTAA
- a CDS encoding SEL1-like repeat protein has translation MHNKYKIVLFFLMIALSTPTMLFAYVDAVPEFIIPGESGGQEGYTASDNILAQGINWYIGVPHVDNKKARSCFLQAAKLGNPKADMWIARSSFTGRVGFPKDVAKAQKIASKNKSKVEELAKKGDVQAMFLLASMYQFGLAVSQDYAKAISWYKKGADRGYALALGNIGSMYHAGQGVKQSHEKAFSLYKKSAESGNTFSMVGVGSLYRDGTGVEQDYVKEAAWYKKAAERGNADAMIALGGIYSRGRGMDKNYSLAMDWYKKAADLGEPRAMTNIGFMYSDGKSVKKSDTTAMDWYKKGAELGDPVAMRSVGFMYENGRSIKKNYNSAMEWYKKAVALGEPGAMHYIAMLYYNGFGVDKNYASAMEWQKKSAEKGVPNAIGWVGYMYEKGQGDVKSRSDAIKWYKKGAALGNEFSKKSLKRLE, from the coding sequence ATGCATAACAAATATAAAATAGTCTTGTTTTTTCTTATGATTGCACTGAGCACGCCTACGATGCTTTTTGCCTATGTTGACGCTGTCCCTGAATTTATTATTCCGGGTGAGAGTGGAGGGCAGGAAGGTTATACCGCGAGTGATAATATTCTGGCTCAAGGCATTAACTGGTATATAGGTGTCCCGCACGTGGACAATAAGAAGGCCCGAAGCTGTTTTTTGCAGGCCGCCAAGCTTGGCAATCCCAAAGCGGATATGTGGATCGCAAGAAGTTCTTTTACGGGGCGGGTTGGGTTTCCGAAGGATGTGGCAAAAGCTCAAAAAATTGCGAGTAAAAATAAATCTAAAGTGGAGGAGCTTGCAAAAAAAGGTGATGTTCAAGCGATGTTTTTGCTGGCAAGTATGTATCAATTTGGACTGGCTGTTTCTCAGGATTATGCCAAGGCCATAAGTTGGTATAAGAAGGGGGCTGACCGTGGGTATGCTCTTGCTCTTGGTAATATTGGAAGCATGTATCATGCTGGTCAAGGTGTGAAGCAGAGCCATGAAAAGGCCTTTAGTTTATATAAAAAATCTGCAGAAAGTGGGAATACTTTTTCTATGGTGGGCGTTGGGAGCTTGTATAGGGATGGTACGGGCGTTGAGCAGGATTATGTCAAGGAAGCTGCTTGGTATAAGAAGGCTGCTGAAAGGGGTAATGCTGATGCTATGATTGCTCTAGGGGGCATTTACTCGCGCGGACGGGGAATGGACAAAAACTATAGCTTGGCAATGGATTGGTATAAAAAGGCCGCAGATCTAGGTGAACCCCGTGCTATGACAAATATTGGGTTTATGTATAGTGACGGAAAGAGTGTTAAGAAAAGTGATACTACAGCTATGGATTGGTATAAAAAGGGAGCAGAGCTAGGTGATCCCGTTGCAATGAGAAGCGTAGGTTTTATGTATGAGAACGGCCGTAGCATTAAGAAAAACTACAACTCAGCCATGGAATGGTATAAAAAAGCCGTAGCTCTTGGTGAACCTGGTGCGATGCATTATATTGCAATGTTGTATTACAATGGTTTTGGAGTAGATAAAAACTATGCTTCAGCTATGGAATGGCAAAAAAAATCTGCCGAAAAGGGAGTGCCTAATGCCATTGGCTGGGTTGGCTACATGTATGAGAAAGGGCAAGGGGATGTAAAAAGCCGCAGTGATGCTATAAAATGGTATAAAAAGGGTGCTGCCTTGGGTAATGAATTTTCCAAAAAATCTCTCAAGCGTCTTGAATAA
- a CDS encoding caspase family protein: MKKILPFFLLLCVVFCAQFAFAESAACKIADRLAKDARTEFEKDKRKGLALFIKAQEMCPSTFVHNWNLGTAYRFYGEPKQAAVYLGKAVKIAPDNAKAWNALAWVTLDGRTANAKALQYALKAQSFDSDNPAIQDTLLRALIANGKIDKAFSQAVKSSKKWPNDGPLGVRVKDIEKKYLAQLILMAKSKPDEALKGLKLLDDSPKAAEARCLILDKQGKTIEALKLSSKSSKRFGVEYPPINNMFDELMSNYIRARYSQFRRGGTDDKFAAIEDIKVMLERHFPGNVALKKADKDMWTAIKGEAHLPAPPPKRAAVAAAGGDSVDNLLDGLRDGETAVSGSAATLVSDVDENIPEGMDKRPDAVAVIIGNKNYARYGNGIPDVRYAARDAGFMKKYLVTIFGYSPDNIIYITDATRGSLNTVFGSGGRRGKLHNMIKPGKSDVFIYYSGHGAPDMETGKPYLVPVDADVNYIANNGYSMQEFYANMAKLKAAKLTVVMDACFSGGFSEGTLLKGRRLIKPKINKSAMNISSRTVLFASSDAAQVSHWYPDKGHGLYTYFFLKGVAGAADSNKDKKITVNELTSYLKENVPVVARRISNGNQDPVTTVGADSEKVMVRFGKKKWRLFKSTAD; this comes from the coding sequence ATGAAGAAAATATTGCCATTTTTTTTGCTGCTGTGCGTTGTGTTTTGCGCTCAATTTGCTTTCGCGGAAAGTGCTGCGTGTAAAATAGCTGATCGGCTTGCTAAGGATGCCAGAACTGAATTTGAAAAAGATAAACGCAAGGGGTTGGCTTTATTTATTAAGGCGCAGGAGATGTGCCCCTCTACGTTTGTTCATAATTGGAATTTAGGGACGGCCTATAGATTTTATGGCGAGCCTAAACAGGCTGCGGTTTACTTAGGCAAGGCTGTTAAAATCGCTCCTGATAATGCTAAAGCATGGAATGCTCTTGCGTGGGTCACTCTTGACGGGCGTACAGCTAATGCCAAGGCGCTGCAGTATGCTCTCAAGGCTCAATCTTTTGATTCCGATAATCCAGCAATTCAGGATACCCTTCTGCGTGCGCTCATTGCTAATGGTAAGATTGATAAAGCTTTTAGTCAGGCCGTAAAATCCAGTAAAAAATGGCCGAATGATGGGCCGCTTGGCGTGCGTGTCAAAGATATTGAAAAGAAGTATCTTGCGCAGTTAATTCTTATGGCAAAATCCAAGCCGGATGAAGCTTTAAAGGGTTTAAAGTTGTTAGATGATTCACCGAAGGCCGCAGAAGCTCGGTGTTTGATTCTTGATAAACAGGGCAAAACCATTGAGGCTCTCAAGCTTTCCAGTAAGTCCAGTAAGCGTTTCGGTGTTGAGTATCCTCCTATTAATAATATGTTTGATGAACTGATGAGTAACTATATTCGCGCTCGATATAGTCAGTTTCGCCGTGGAGGAACCGACGATAAGTTTGCTGCCATTGAAGATATTAAGGTTATGCTTGAAAGACATTTTCCCGGTAATGTAGCCTTGAAAAAGGCTGATAAGGATATGTGGACCGCCATTAAGGGCGAGGCTCACCTTCCGGCTCCTCCCCCTAAGCGTGCGGCTGTTGCGGCAGCAGGAGGAGATAGTGTGGATAACCTTCTTGATGGATTGCGTGATGGTGAAACGGCTGTTTCCGGTTCAGCCGCAACACTTGTTTCTGATGTAGATGAAAATATTCCTGAAGGTATGGATAAGCGTCCTGATGCTGTAGCAGTTATTATTGGTAATAAAAATTATGCTCGGTATGGAAATGGCATTCCTGATGTCCGCTATGCTGCACGCGATGCCGGGTTCATGAAAAAATATCTTGTAACTATTTTCGGTTACAGCCCGGATAATATTATTTACATAACTGATGCAACTAGGGGGAGTCTTAATACTGTGTTTGGCTCCGGGGGCAGGCGTGGTAAACTTCATAATATGATTAAGCCCGGTAAGTCGGATGTATTTATTTACTATTCCGGCCACGGCGCGCCTGACATGGAAACTGGTAAGCCATATCTTGTTCCTGTAGATGCGGACGTAAACTATATAGCCAATAACGGTTATTCCATGCAGGAATTCTATGCAAATATGGCTAAACTCAAGGCTGCTAAACTTACCGTTGTTATGGATGCCTGCTTTTCTGGTGGATTCAGTGAAGGGACGCTCCTTAAAGGGCGCAGGCTTATTAAGCCAAAAATAAATAAATCCGCTATGAATATTTCATCACGCACAGTATTGTTTGCCAGTTCTGATGCTGCGCAGGTCAGTCATTGGTATCCAGACAAAGGGCATGGTTTATATACATATTTTTTCCTCAAAGGTGTGGCTGGTGCTGCGGATTCCAACAAAGATAAAAAAATTACCGTTAATGAGCTGACAAGCTATCTCAAGGAAAATGTTCCGGTTGTTGCCCGCCGCATTTCCAATGGAAATCAGGATCCGGTTACGACTGTCGGGGCTGATAGTGAAAAAGTGATGGTTCGTTTTGGTAAGAAAAAGTGGCGACTTTTTAAATCTACTGCCGATTAA